GACGTTTTTTTGCCAGCAGCACATCCGCTGCGGCCCAGCGCAAAATATCATCCAGCCTGGTTCCTTCAGCTGCCTGTTCAATCCTGCGTTCCCGCCTTACACTTTGCAACACCGGACTCAGGTCTTTAAACGGATAAGCCGGATCGGTATTATACTCCCTGTTGAAATCAACACCCGGCATGCCTGCACGGTCGCGCAGCGGTTGCAGCGCCGTTTTAATCAGCGTGGCATCTTCCCCTAATTCTGCTACTGCTTCCGCATAGTTCAGCAACACTTCTGCATACCTGAAATAGATAGCAGGCACCGAACTTTTAAAGTCATCAGTGGTGGCAGCTACGTCATCGTATTCAATGTATTTATATAAAGGAAAGCCGGTGGTGTTTCTGTTAAACCCACTCTGGTTGACAGGCGGTAAAGCAGCCACCACGCCCCCATTCGGCCGCAATGGTTGTCCCGGTATGGCTACTGTCTGCGACAACCTGGGATCGCGGAGCGTGGGCATCAGCTCAGCGGCATACGTAGCCTGCGCCTGACTACGCGCGGTACCTGTGAAAGGAGCGCCCTGACGTGTCAGGTAATCATCTACGAGTGAAAGCGTAACACCGATATCGCCACCACCGGTAGACAGGTATTTGCTGATACTATGACCGATATTCTCGCCGGGGTTATATTTACGCCACAACATCACTTCGGTACTGGCGGAGAGATCTTTTGTCAGGAACAGGTTCTTGTAATCTTCCAGGGGATTGCCGGTAGATGCAATGGACCAACGCTTGCTGTTCATTACTTCCAGTGCTGCATTCTTCGCCTGTGTGAAATAATCCCGGATCTTTTCATCACTGATATTTTTCGTCCAGAAAGGATCTGCTTTTAATTTATGATACTTCTGCCAGGTGGCTTCGTACAATGCCACCCTTGATTTAAATGCCAGGGCTACATCCTTGTGTACCCGCATGGTGGCACTGTTGGTACGCAGCGGCAACAAGGCGGCGGCAGCGTCCAGGTCTGCCAGCACGGAGTCTATCACCAGTACCCGTGAGGTACGTGGCACATGCATCGCATCATCATCAGAAGATAATACTTTGCTCACCCAGGTAACATCCCCGTATTTTTTTATCAGGCTAAAGTAGAACCACGCGCGAAAAAACTTCGCTTCTCCCAGGTAACCATTAATGAGCGCCTGCTCACCCTTTGCATTGGTATAATTCTCCAAAAAATAATTCACTGCACGAATCCTGCTGTATTCATCCATCTTCGCCGCGTTGCTTAATGCCAGGTCACCATTGATGCGGGCATTCACACTGGTCAGCATCAGGTTATCACTGTTGGTATCATCAAAGGCAATACCAATACCACCGGTAACGGTAGGTTGCCCCGGCAATGTTTCGTAGAACTGGTTGAGGTATAATCTCAGTTCATTGGTAGATGCCAGGTTGCCCGCGGTAGACAATACATCCAGCGGCTGTTTGTCCAGGAAGTCCTTATTGCAGGACATCGCAACAACACAGGTGATCCATATAAAAAAATGTATCTTATATTTCATATAACTTGTATTAAAAATTAATATTCAGGCCAACAGAATACACTTTGCTCAACGGGTAAATTTTTCCCGGAGCAGAGCCGCCCACCAACGTTTCCGGATCAAACATCTCTGCCAGGTTTGTAACAGTGAGCAGGTTCTCCCCTGTGATAAATACGTTG
The Chitinophaga sp. MM2321 DNA segment above includes these coding regions:
- a CDS encoding RagB/SusD family nutrient uptake outer membrane protein; the encoded protein is MKYKIHFFIWITCVVAMSCNKDFLDKQPLDVLSTAGNLASTNELRLYLNQFYETLPGQPTVTGGIGIAFDDTNSDNLMLTSVNARINGDLALSNAAKMDEYSRIRAVNYFLENYTNAKGEQALINGYLGEAKFFRAWFYFSLIKKYGDVTWVSKVLSSDDDAMHVPRTSRVLVIDSVLADLDAAAALLPLRTNSATMRVHKDVALAFKSRVALYEATWQKYHKLKADPFWTKNISDEKIRDYFTQAKNAALEVMNSKRWSIASTGNPLEDYKNLFLTKDLSASTEVMLWRKYNPGENIGHSISKYLSTGGGDIGVTLSLVDDYLTRQGAPFTGTARSQAQATYAAELMPTLRDPRLSQTVAIPGQPLRPNGGVVAALPPVNQSGFNRNTTGFPLYKYIEYDDVAATTDDFKSSVPAIYFRYAEVLLNYAEAVAELGEDATLIKTALQPLRDRAGMPGVDFNREYNTDPAYPFKDLSPVLQSVRRERRIEQAAEGTRLDDILRWAAADVLLAKKRPLGVLFTGSNMADENTATGFYKDAMLYYDTPPAGKSVNFYLTGTPGDARRYMDPYQKVLPNGFGFKLQRDYLLPIQDRMLLLTGGEWTQNPGW